A genome region from Geobacter pickeringii includes the following:
- a CDS encoding glycosyltransferase family 4 protein: MCDLLTIGIDASNIRAGGGLTHLKCLLDSTNVKFAAGLRMIIWGGSNTLDKLPSNQLVEKIYVPILNKSLCFRVAWQAWFLPSCLKEKKCDILFSPGGTLPPNPGVPTVVMSQNLLPFEPYEARRFGFSFMSLKMKLLHVSQKRSFEQSDGIIFLTRYAQDSICAVLSNKPKNMTIIPHGIEDRFYASPRSASKSFSLSCPFRVIYVSIVDVYKHQWHVAEAAASLRLKGIPLQVEFIGPCYPQAGKRLADTIARLDPCGEFLIYHGPLPFEQLEEAYQKADAFVFASSCENLPNILLEAMASGLPIACSGRGPMPEVLGDAGIYFDPEKPDEIATALMCLYRDSELRLHLATEAHVRARAYSWGRCALETFSFIEQVASDAKV, encoded by the coding sequence ATGTGTGATCTTCTTACTATTGGTATTGATGCTTCAAATATACGTGCAGGGGGAGGACTTACCCACCTGAAATGTTTGCTGGACTCAACTAATGTTAAATTTGCCGCAGGATTACGAATGATAATATGGGGAGGGTCAAATACTCTTGATAAGCTTCCCAGTAATCAACTGGTAGAAAAAATATATGTACCCATTCTGAATAAGTCTCTTTGTTTTCGAGTAGCTTGGCAAGCCTGGTTCTTGCCATCCTGTCTCAAAGAAAAAAAATGTGATATACTTTTTTCACCTGGTGGTACCCTTCCCCCAAATCCTGGTGTTCCAACAGTTGTGATGTCTCAAAATCTCCTTCCTTTCGAGCCATATGAGGCACGTAGATTTGGATTTAGTTTCATGAGTTTGAAAATGAAACTCCTTCATGTCAGTCAGAAGCGTTCTTTTGAACAGTCAGATGGTATCATCTTTCTTACTCGATATGCACAAGATTCTATCTGTGCTGTTCTTTCAAATAAACCAAAGAATATGACCATTATTCCTCACGGGATCGAAGATCGTTTTTATGCAAGTCCACGATCAGCCAGTAAATCATTCTCATTATCATGCCCATTTCGTGTAATCTATGTATCAATCGTTGATGTATATAAACATCAATGGCATGTTGCTGAAGCGGCGGCATCCCTTCGCCTTAAAGGGATACCTCTGCAGGTGGAGTTCATCGGGCCCTGCTACCCTCAGGCCGGAAAACGCCTCGCAGACACCATTGCCCGGCTCGATCCCTGTGGCGAGTTCCTGATCTATCATGGGCCGCTGCCTTTCGAGCAGCTCGAAGAGGCATACCAGAAAGCCGATGCCTTCGTCTTTGCATCCAGTTGCGAGAACCTCCCGAACATCCTACTGGAGGCCATGGCCTCGGGGCTCCCCATAGCCTGCTCAGGCCGTGGACCGATGCCTGAGGTCCTCGGTGACGCAGGCATCTATTTCGACCCGGAAAAACCTGATGAAATTGCGACGGCTCTCATGTGCCTTTACCGTGACAGTGAACTGAGGTTGCATCTGGCGACCGAGGCACATGTCCGGGCTCGAGCGTACTCTTGGGGACGCTGTGCCTTGGAGACATTTTCATTTATAGAACAGGTTGCCAGCGACGCCAAAGTTTAG
- a CDS encoding polysaccharide biosynthesis protein, which produces MFSRKILLITGGTGSFGNAVLRRFLNTSIKEIRVYSRDEKKQEDMRIDLKNEKVKFYIGDVRSYDSLYSAMHGVDYVFHAAALKQVPSCEFYPMEAVRTNVLGTENVLNAALANKVNKVICLSTDKAVYPINAMGISKAMMEKLMVAKARTTDIKQTILCGTRYGNVMASRGSVIPLFIKQIREGKPLTVTDPNMTRYLMSLEDAVDLVIYAFNNAHQGDIFVQKAPASTIMDLAIAVKELFTADNPIRVIGTRHGEKFYETLLTREERVKAEDLGGYYRIVPDDRDLNYGKYFTEGEEKIAMVEDYNSHNTRRLAIPEIKDLLLKLDYIQQELSASGINP; this is translated from the coding sequence ATGTTTTCTAGAAAAATCTTACTTATTACTGGCGGCACCGGTTCTTTTGGCAACGCCGTCCTCAGGCGTTTTTTGAATACAAGCATCAAAGAAATTCGGGTTTACAGCCGTGACGAAAAAAAACAGGAAGATATGCGGATTGATCTGAAAAATGAAAAAGTGAAGTTTTATATCGGCGATGTGCGCAGCTACGACAGCCTCTACTCAGCCATGCATGGAGTAGACTATGTCTTCCACGCGGCGGCGCTCAAACAGGTTCCCTCGTGTGAGTTTTATCCCATGGAGGCGGTACGCACTAACGTGCTTGGCACTGAAAACGTTCTGAATGCAGCATTGGCCAATAAAGTTAATAAGGTAATCTGCCTCAGCACTGACAAGGCGGTCTATCCTATCAATGCTATGGGTATATCAAAAGCTATGATGGAGAAGTTGATGGTCGCCAAAGCGCGTACAACTGACATCAAACAGACGATTCTTTGTGGTACTCGCTACGGTAACGTCATGGCCTCACGGGGGTCGGTAATCCCCCTGTTTATCAAACAGATCAGAGAGGGAAAGCCCCTCACGGTAACCGACCCCAACATGACCCGTTACCTCATGTCGCTCGAAGATGCTGTCGATCTGGTTATATATGCCTTCAATAACGCCCACCAGGGCGATATTTTTGTTCAAAAAGCGCCAGCCTCGACAATCATGGATCTGGCGATTGCCGTAAAGGAGCTGTTCACGGCCGATAATCCCATCAGGGTCATTGGCACCCGTCACGGAGAGAAATTTTATGAAACCCTCTTGACGCGGGAAGAGCGGGTGAAGGCAGAAGATTTGGGGGGATACTATCGAATCGTGCCTGATGATCGGGATTTGAATTACGGCAAGTATTTTACGGAAGGTGAAGAGAAGATTGCAATGGTTGAGGATTACAACTCCCACAATACCCGTCGTCTTGCCATTCCAGAGATCAAGGATCTGTTGCTGAAACTGGATTATATCCAACAAGAACTTTCTGCATCGGGGATCAACCCGTGA
- a CDS encoding capsular polysaccharide biosynthesis protein CapF: MKTVLITGAEGFIGKNLRVSLQQRNDTRLLSYDIQDDTSTLTYLLDQADIVFHLAGVNRPQNPEEFKTGNTGLTEKICRHLTSTGRKVPIAITSSIQAALENPYGESKRGAEEAVFAYGRETGALVHVFRLPNVFGKWCRPNYNSGVATFCHNIAHDLPIQVNDPNVIMNLVYIDDVLRVLIALLDGVAEVQDDFCMVKPVHTIKLGEIAELIQSFKESRGLRNIPDMADPFTKKLYATYLSYLPTDGFSYPLKMNIDVRGSFTEFIKTPDRGQVSVNISKPGITKGNHWHHTKNEKFLVVSGEGVIRFRKVGTDEVFEYQVCGERLEVVDIPTGYTHNISNTGVTDLVTVMWCNELFDPENPDTYFENVELGA, encoded by the coding sequence GTGAAAACAGTTCTGATTACAGGGGCAGAAGGATTTATCGGTAAGAACCTGCGAGTCTCCCTGCAGCAACGTAACGATACTCGTTTACTCAGTTATGACATCCAGGATGACACATCAACACTTACTTATTTACTTGATCAGGCCGATATTGTTTTTCACCTTGCCGGAGTTAATCGCCCGCAGAACCCTGAAGAGTTCAAGACCGGCAATACCGGCCTCACAGAAAAGATATGTCGCCACTTGACGAGTACCGGTAGAAAAGTACCCATTGCCATTACCTCATCAATCCAGGCAGCCCTCGAAAACCCCTATGGAGAAAGCAAGCGCGGCGCGGAAGAGGCGGTTTTCGCCTATGGTCGGGAGACCGGCGCACTAGTGCATGTGTTCCGCCTTCCCAATGTATTCGGGAAGTGGTGCCGTCCCAACTACAACTCCGGTGTTGCTACCTTCTGTCACAATATTGCCCATGACCTCCCCATTCAGGTCAATGATCCGAACGTAATAATGAATCTGGTCTATATTGACGATGTCTTGAGGGTTCTTATTGCCTTGCTTGACGGCGTAGCTGAAGTGCAGGATGATTTCTGCATGGTAAAACCTGTCCATACCATAAAGCTCGGAGAAATCGCGGAACTGATCCAGTCATTCAAAGAGAGCCGCGGGCTGCGCAACATCCCCGATATGGCCGATCCGTTTACCAAGAAGTTGTATGCCACCTATCTGAGCTACCTGCCGACTGACGGTTTCAGCTATCCACTGAAGATGAATATAGACGTTAGAGGCTCGTTCACCGAGTTCATCAAGACCCCTGACCGTGGACAGGTTTCGGTGAATATTTCGAAGCCTGGTATTACCAAGGGAAATCATTGGCACCACACCAAGAACGAGAAGTTTCTTGTAGTCAGTGGTGAAGGAGTTATTCGTTTCCGAAAGGTAGGTACTGACGAAGTTTTTGAGTATCAGGTCTGCGGAGAGAGGCTTGAGGTCGTTGACATTCCCACGGGATATACCCATAACATCAGCAATACCGGGGTAACTGACCTGGTGACGGTCATGTGGTGCAACGAGTTGTTTGATCCGGAAAATCCGGATACTTATTTTGAGAATGTGGAGCTTGGAGCGTGA
- the wecB gene encoding non-hydrolyzing UDP-N-acetylglucosamine 2-epimerase: protein MKKIKVMTVVGTRPEIIRLSRVMAKLDQHVDHILVHTGQNYDYELNEIFFYDLEVRKPDYFLDAAGANAAETIGNLITKVDNVLEKENPEALLVLGDTNSCLAAIPAKRRKIPIFHMEAGNRCFDQRVPEETNRKIVDHISDINLTYSSIAREYLLREGLPPDRVIKTGSPMYEVLHAYMSKIDTSDVLSRLGLKEQDYFVVSAHREENVDSEVNLIKLAGILNGTAEHYGKRIIVSTHPRTRKRIEDRGLMFNEKVELLKPLGFVDYVHLQKHAYAVLSDSGTITEESSILNFPALNIREAHERPEGMEEASVMMTGLELDRVLQGLAVLESQQRGEKRILRPVYDYSMPNVSDKVLRIIISYVDYVNRVVWKK from the coding sequence GTGAAAAAAATTAAAGTCATGACGGTCGTTGGTACCCGCCCAGAGATCATCCGCCTTTCCCGCGTTATGGCAAAACTCGACCAGCATGTTGATCATATCCTGGTACATACCGGCCAGAATTATGACTATGAACTTAACGAGATTTTTTTTTATGACCTTGAGGTACGAAAACCGGATTATTTTCTTGATGCCGCCGGAGCTAATGCTGCCGAGACTATTGGCAACCTGATTACAAAAGTCGATAACGTGTTGGAGAAAGAAAATCCGGAAGCGTTGCTGGTACTGGGTGATACCAACAGCTGTCTGGCAGCCATTCCGGCCAAGCGCCGCAAGATACCCATCTTCCACATGGAAGCCGGCAACCGCTGTTTCGACCAACGCGTTCCGGAAGAAACCAACCGCAAAATAGTTGACCATATCAGCGACATCAATCTTACCTACAGCTCAATTGCCCGCGAATACCTGCTGCGGGAAGGATTGCCGCCTGATCGGGTCATAAAGACCGGCAGCCCCATGTACGAGGTGCTGCACGCCTACATGAGCAAGATTGATACTTCAGATGTGTTAAGTCGATTGGGACTGAAGGAGCAGGACTATTTCGTGGTCAGTGCCCATAGAGAAGAAAACGTGGATTCAGAGGTAAACCTGATTAAACTGGCCGGTATCCTGAACGGGACCGCCGAACATTACGGCAAGCGGATCATTGTTTCCACCCATCCCAGGACCCGCAAACGGATCGAAGACAGGGGCTTGATGTTCAACGAGAAGGTCGAACTGCTGAAACCTCTTGGATTTGTTGATTATGTGCATCTGCAGAAACACGCCTACGCGGTCCTGTCCGATAGCGGCACCATTACGGAAGAGTCATCAATTCTCAATTTCCCAGCGCTGAATATCCGCGAAGCCCATGAGCGTCCGGAAGGGATGGAAGAGGCATCGGTAATGATGACTGGCTTGGAGTTGGACCGGGTGCTGCAAGGACTGGCAGTGCTGGAGAGTCAGCAACGGGGGGAAAAGCGTATCCTGAGGCCGGTATACGACTACTCCATGCCAAATGTCTCCGACAAGGTTCTGCGGATCATCATCAGCTATGTCGACTATGTGAATCGGGTGGTATGGAAGAAATAA
- a CDS encoding glycosyltransferase family 4 protein: MRILVVTQYFWPENFRINDLVSGLLERGNSVTVLTGIPNYPEGSFFHGYGFFRKTSQEYHGAKVVRVPLIPRGNGSGVKLALNYLSFVLSVCFLAPFRCREQYDLIFIFEPSPVTVALPALFLKFLHKIPIMFWVQDLWPESLSATGAVTSRRILDVVAGVVRFIYRNCDKILITSRSFRQSIERHDGAPENIIYFPQSAEDIFHPIVETQTLAACNSIPPGFWIMFAGNIGTAQDFQTLIATAEKLKEHRDIHWVIVGDGRMREWAESEVKTRGLNDNFHFLGRHPLETMPAFYSHADALLVTLKKEPIFALTIPAKIQSYLACGRPVIAALDGEGARIVEEAGAGITCPAESADALCNAILKMYKTPKIEREKMGMSGRRYYEANFDRDMLLDKLYQWMKELVADCDRSRPHYANNK, from the coding sequence GTGCGTATCCTTGTTGTTACACAATACTTCTGGCCGGAGAATTTCCGTATCAACGATTTGGTGTCTGGCCTTCTTGAGCGCGGGAATAGTGTCACAGTTCTGACCGGTATACCCAATTATCCTGAAGGTAGTTTTTTCCACGGGTACGGTTTTTTTCGTAAGACATCACAAGAGTATCATGGGGCCAAGGTAGTGCGTGTGCCACTCATTCCTCGTGGCAATGGGAGTGGGGTTAAGCTGGCCCTTAATTACCTGTCCTTTGTGTTGAGTGTTTGTTTCTTGGCACCGTTTCGTTGTAGAGAACAGTATGATCTTATCTTTATTTTTGAGCCGTCGCCAGTGACGGTTGCCCTGCCAGCGCTTTTCCTTAAATTTTTGCACAAAATTCCGATCATGTTTTGGGTGCAGGATCTTTGGCCAGAGAGCCTTTCAGCCACCGGAGCCGTGACTTCCAGGAGGATTCTCGATGTTGTAGCAGGGGTGGTACGTTTTATCTATCGCAACTGCGACAAAATCCTCATTACGTCACGATCGTTTAGACAATCTATTGAACGCCATGATGGTGCGCCAGAGAACATCATCTATTTTCCGCAGAGTGCAGAAGATATTTTCCACCCAATTGTTGAAACGCAGACTTTGGCGGCCTGCAATTCAATCCCTCCAGGTTTTTGGATCATGTTTGCAGGAAATATCGGTACTGCGCAAGATTTCCAGACTTTAATAGCCACTGCTGAAAAGCTTAAAGAGCATAGAGATATCCATTGGGTTATAGTCGGTGACGGACGTATGCGGGAATGGGCTGAATCAGAAGTCAAGACACGCGGATTAAACGATAACTTTCATTTTCTCGGCAGGCATCCCCTAGAAACGATGCCCGCATTTTACTCACACGCTGATGCACTACTTGTAACGCTGAAGAAAGAGCCGATTTTTGCCTTGACTATCCCTGCAAAAATACAGTCGTACCTAGCCTGTGGTAGACCTGTTATTGCAGCACTTGACGGGGAGGGGGCAAGGATTGTTGAAGAGGCTGGCGCTGGTATTACGTGTCCGGCTGAATCCGCTGACGCTTTATGCAATGCAATTCTCAAAATGTATAAGACCCCCAAAATTGAACGCGAAAAGATGGGAATGAGTGGCAGAAGATATTATGAAGCAAATTTTGACCGCGACATGTTGTTGGATAAGCTTTATCAATGGATGAAAGAATTGGTTGCTGATTGTGATAGATCAAGGCCACATTATGCAAACAACAAATAA
- a CDS encoding UDP-glucose 4-epimerase family protein, which produces MIDQGHIMQTTNKNVFVTGASGFVGRFLCSRLLSAGFSVRGTLLSSETPASLVSGVEPMVIQPLGPDTPWQHALTGIDTIIHLAARVHIMDDPSADPLTEFRKVNTEGTRQLAKEAAKAGVKRLVFISSIKVNGEETATPFTENSPAQPTDPYGISKWEAEQSLRQIEKETGLEVVVVRPTLVYGPGVKANFLNVLKAIKGNSGFWILDFGSKYLPFPLASIANQRSLIYVGNLVDALATCATHPVAAGQTYLVSDGEDVSTPELIRRVANALDVPARLVPLPVSWMKAGGEIVDCGLWILNSKFFNSNAGKPIQNSTSRNHSRHRFTAAVNRLTGSLTVDSFKIRKELGWTPPFTMEEGLRETAKWFEKQC; this is translated from the coding sequence GTGATAGATCAAGGCCACATTATGCAAACAACAAATAAAAATGTATTTGTTACAGGAGCAAGCGGTTTTGTGGGTCGTTTTCTCTGTTCGCGACTTCTTTCGGCAGGCTTTAGTGTTCGTGGCACCCTCTTGTCATCTGAAACTCCCGCGTCTCTCGTGAGCGGTGTGGAACCGATGGTGATTCAGCCTTTGGGACCTGATACCCCGTGGCAGCACGCATTGACTGGCATCGACACGATCATCCATTTGGCTGCCCGTGTTCATATTATGGATGATCCCTCGGCTGACCCTTTGACGGAATTTCGCAAGGTAAATACTGAGGGTACTAGGCAGCTTGCCAAAGAGGCTGCAAAAGCTGGTGTTAAGCGGTTGGTTTTTATAAGCTCTATCAAGGTAAATGGGGAGGAGACAGCTACCCCATTTACTGAAAACTCTCCAGCCCAGCCGACGGATCCCTATGGGATAAGTAAATGGGAGGCAGAACAGTCTCTGCGACAGATTGAAAAAGAAACTGGTCTGGAGGTTGTTGTGGTTAGGCCAACACTGGTATACGGTCCCGGCGTCAAGGCCAATTTTCTCAATGTGCTGAAAGCCATCAAAGGCAATTCTGGATTCTGGATTTTGGATTTTGGATCAAAATATTTGCCATTTCCCCTTGCTTCCATCGCCAATCAACGCAGCCTGATCTACGTCGGCAATCTTGTCGATGCTCTGGCAACCTGTGCTACACATCCAGTTGCTGCGGGGCAGACATACCTGGTAAGCGATGGAGAGGATGTCTCAACACCTGAACTTATCCGTCGAGTAGCGAATGCCCTTGATGTGCCGGCGAGGTTAGTGCCGCTTCCTGTGTCTTGGATGAAAGCAGGTGGTGAAATTGTGGATTGTGGATTGTGGATTTTGAATTCTAAATTTTTTAATTCAAACGCTGGTAAACCAATTCAAAATTCAACATCCAGAAACCATAGCCGACATCGCTTCACTGCCGCGGTCAATCGCCTGACCGGTTCGCTGACTGTTGACAGTTTCAAGATTAGAAAGGAGTTAGGGTGGACGCCGCCGTTTACAATGGAAGAGGGATTGCGGGAGACGGCGAAATGGTTTGAAAAGCAATGTTGA
- a CDS encoding ATP-binding protein, with amino-acid sequence MITNMISRALYPFLSEALDSSPAVALLGPRQVGKTTLALEIGKVRGALYLDLESEQDLAKLDQPELYLEDHQDRLMIFDEVHRLPGLFPVLRGFIDKGRRAGLRTGRFLLLGSASLDLLKQSGETLAGRISYLELSPFNILETGERTSEDLWVAGGFPESLLAKNPRQSLRWRQDFIRTYLERDIPQFGPRIAAEALRRFWVMLAHNQGGILNAAQFSRNLGVDVKTVTNYLDLLVDLMLVRRLPPWHGNVGKRLVKSPKVYVRDSGLVHALLGIQDKEGLLAHPVVGQSWECFVVENLLGAGIGAPQEFFYRTGGGAEIDLLLTWPDDEIWAVEIKRSLNPKPERGFYSACSDLAPAKKYVVYPGAERYRIAPDIEAIPLPQLAAEIHARAILNVEF; translated from the coding sequence ATGATTACAAACATGATATCCCGCGCACTTTATCCATTCCTGTCAGAGGCGCTTGACTCTTCACCTGCCGTTGCGTTGCTGGGGCCACGCCAGGTCGGCAAGACCACCCTGGCCCTTGAGATAGGCAAGGTGCGCGGCGCACTGTATCTGGACCTTGAATCCGAGCAGGATCTTGCCAAGCTTGACCAGCCTGAATTGTATCTTGAGGATCATCAGGACAGGCTGATGATCTTTGATGAAGTGCATCGCCTGCCTGGATTATTCCCTGTATTGCGTGGATTTATTGACAAGGGGCGCCGTGCCGGACTGCGCACGGGGCGCTTTCTTCTGCTTGGTTCTGCTTCGCTTGATTTGCTGAAACAGTCCGGCGAAACATTGGCCGGCCGGATTTCCTACCTTGAGTTATCCCCTTTTAATATCCTTGAAACAGGCGAGAGAACATCAGAAGATCTCTGGGTTGCAGGCGGGTTCCCGGAAAGCCTGCTGGCGAAAAACCCGCGCCAGAGCCTGCGCTGGAGACAGGATTTCATACGCACCTATCTTGAACGCGATATTCCGCAGTTCGGACCGCGGATAGCTGCAGAAGCGTTGCGCCGTTTCTGGGTCATGCTGGCCCATAATCAGGGGGGGATACTGAATGCGGCTCAATTTTCACGCAACCTGGGTGTGGATGTAAAAACCGTCACCAATTACCTTGATCTGCTTGTTGATCTGATGCTGGTCCGCCGTCTCCCTCCCTGGCACGGCAATGTCGGAAAGAGGCTGGTCAAGTCACCAAAGGTGTATGTGCGTGACAGCGGCCTTGTGCATGCATTGCTCGGCATACAGGACAAAGAGGGTTTGCTGGCGCACCCGGTTGTCGGGCAGAGCTGGGAGTGTTTTGTGGTGGAAAATCTCCTTGGGGCAGGGATTGGGGCTCCGCAGGAATTTTTCTACCGGACCGGCGGAGGTGCTGAAATAGATCTGCTGCTGACATGGCCTGACGACGAGATATGGGCTGTGGAGATCAAGAGAAGTCTCAACCCCAAGCCTGAGCGGGGATTTTACTCGGCCTGTTCCGATCTGGCCCCGGCGAAAAAATATGTCGTGTACCCTGGTGCCGAACGCTATCGGATTGCACCTGACATAGAGGCGATTCCACTCCCGCAGCTGGCTGCCGAAATTCATGCAAGGGCAATTTTGAATGTTGAATTTTGA